One Castanea sativa cultivar Marrone di Chiusa Pesio chromosome 4, ASM4071231v1 DNA window includes the following coding sequences:
- the LOC142630458 gene encoding abietadienol/abietadienal oxidase, producing MREIFPGLWPCMLAMLLFIVFLTKWSRNKKVEKRKYRLPPGRRGWPLVGDSFNWYNAVASSHPPRFVEEQVKRFGKIFSCSLFGKWAVVSADPSFNRFVMQNEGKLFQSSYPKSFRDLVGKNGVITVHGDQQRKLHAIASNMMRLDKLIKFHFLEDIQKVMLQTLANFHNNQHIFLQDVCRKVAINQMVNQLLGVTSDSEVNEMAQLFSDFVDGCLSIPINLPGFAYHSAMTAREKIIGKVNNMIEMHRQMQLQGTGATQQGSIGVLGRLVEEESLPDEAVADFIINLLFAGNETTAKTMVFAVYFLTHCPKATKQLMDEQDGLRSNSNGEELLTWQDYKAMPFTQCVIDETLRLGGIAIWLMREAKEDVYYQDYIIPKGCFIVPFLSAVHLDENVYEGALTFNPWRWMDPQNEEKRNWRSSPFYAPFGGGARFCPGAELARLQIALFLHYFVTTYRWTQLKEDQLSFFPSARLVNGFQIRLTKRHDEMQELT from the exons ATGAGAGAGATTTTTCCAGGACTATGGCCTTGTATGCTTGCTATGCtattgttcattgtttttctCACAAAATGGTCAAGAAATAAGAaggtagagaaaagaaaatacagaTTGCCGCCTGGAAGAAGAGGCTGGCCTTTAGTTGGTGATAGCTTCAACTGGTACAATGCTGTTGCAAGTTCTCATCCTCCTAGGTTTGTCGAAGAACAGGTCAAAAG GTTTGGGAAGATATTCTCATGCAGCCTGTTTGGTAAATGGGCAGTGGTGTCAGCAGACCCAAGCTTCAATCGATTTGTAATGCAAAACGAAGGGAAATTATTCCAATCAAGCTATCCAAAATCATTCAGAGATTTGGTGGGGAAAAATGGGGTAATCACGGTCCATGGAGATCAACAAAGGAAACTACATGCAATTGCCTCCAATATGATGCGCCTAGATAAGCTCATCAAATTCCATTTCTTGGAAGACATTCAAAAGGTTATGCTTCAAACTTTGGCCAATTTCCACAACAATCAACACATTTTTCTCCAGGATGTGTGCAGAAAG GTTGCTATCAATCAAATGGTTAATCAACTCTTGGGAGTTACAAGTGATTCAGAAGTAAATGAGATGGCTCAATTGTTCTCTGACTTCGTTGATGGTTGTCTATCCATTCCAATTAACTTACCGGGTTTTGCTTATCACTCTGCCATGACG GCAAGGGAGAAAATAATTGGGAAGGTAAACAACATGATTGAGATGCACAGGCAAATGCAATTACAAGGTACAGGTGCAACACAGCAAGGTAGTATTGGTGTTCTTGGAAGACTCGTAGAGGAAGAAAGCTTGCCGGATGAAGCCGTAGCAGACTTCATTATCAATCTTCTCTTTGCCGGGAACGAAACAACTGCTAAAACCATGGTTTTTGCCGTTTATTTCCTCACTCACTGTCCCAAAGCAACGAAGCAACTTATG GATGAACAAGATGGGCTAAGGAGTAACAGTAATGGAGAGGAGCTTCTTACATGGCAAGACTACAAAGCAATGCCTTTCACACAATGC GTTATTGATGAAACACTTCGTCTTGGGGGAATTGCTATTTGGCTAATGAGAGAGGCAAAAGAAGATGTTTATTAccaag ATTATATCATTCCCAAGGGATGCTTTATAGTTCCGTTTCTTTCTGCCGttcatttggatgaaaatgTGTATGAGGGAGCTCTAACATTCAACCCTTGGAGATGGATGGATCCTCAAAATGAG gaaAAGAGAAACTGGAGAAGTAGCCCATTCTATGCTCCCTTTGGAGGAGGTGCAAGATTTTGTCCAGGAGCAGAGTTGGCTCGCCTTCAAATTGCTCTATTTCTCCATTACTTCGTCACTACATACAG GTGGACCCAACTTAAAGAAGATCAGTTGTCCTTCTTTCCCTCCGCTCGATTAGTAAATGGCTTTCAAATCCGCTTAACTAAAAGGCATGATGAAATGCAAGAATTAACTTGa